In Triticum urartu cultivar G1812 chromosome 6, Tu2.1, whole genome shotgun sequence, the following proteins share a genomic window:
- the LOC125513084 gene encoding tubulin-folding cofactor A-like has translation MAATLRSLGIKTRTCRRAVRELRSYEEEVEKEAAKTAAMKESGADPYDLKQQENVLAESRMMIPDCHKRLEATLAELEATLAELKESGEQGDEIGEAESVITEVETVFEQLEDQLTSQERRCVEVLASILVKYLP, from the exons ATGGCGGCGACTCTGAGGAGCCTCGGGATCAAGACGCGGACGTGCAGGAGGGCCGTGAGGGAGCTTCGGTCGTacgaggaggaggtggagaagGAGGCGGCCAAGACCGCAGCCATGAAGGAGAGTGGCGCCGATCCCTACGATCTCAAGCAGCAG GAGAATGTTTTGGCTGAGTCAAGGATGATGATACCAGACTGCCATAAGCGTCTTGAAGCCACACTGGCAGAACTGGAAGCAACTCTG GCCGAATTGAAGGAGTCAGGAGAACAAGGTGACGAGATAGGAGAGGCGGAGAGCGTGATCACAGAAGTTGAAACTGTATTTGAGCAATTGGAAGATCAACTCACTAGTCAAGAGCGTCGGTGTGTTGAAGTTTTAGCAAGCATCTTGGTAAAATACTTGCCCTGA